The Fulvia fulva chromosome 1, complete sequence region TAAGACACGCTGAAATGGCTAGAACAGGCTAAGAGGTCATCCTCCTGATGAGTGCACCGCCAAAAGCACCATGCTTATGAATTTGCGGTACCTCCAGGTGCCGTTTCGGTCGGATGCTGGTGTAGCTCAGCTTGCACTCTTGCCGCAGAGTCTGGTGTCAGTCCGGCATTCGGCCACTCGACACGGACTAGATCCCTACAGGTGAAGGTCACGCCAATTTGCTGGAAGTCAGTCTGTACGTTGCGCAGGAGCAGCTCCCTTGACATCGAACTTCTCTCCCACCTTCAAAATCTGTTCGACAACGGCTCAGAGACCCAGAGGTGAATGGACACCGCCCCTTCCGTCGCCCTTTGGCCCCCTCTCGAGCTCGAGAGTTCGCCAGGGTCGAGGGTGTGATCTTTCGTCTGCCGTCGCGTTGCCGATTGTAACGCGCAGCAAGTTTCCGACACTGCTGACCAGACCGCCCCTTTTTGGAAGTCCTAGCTCAGGCGTCGGGTTTAATTCTCCTCTCCTTCAGCATATACCGACAATACATGACAACGCAGCTCCATATTCTCGAGCCAAAGTCGTAGTTGTCCAGAACCACCTCTACAACCCTCCTCATCTACATCCACGGCAAGGTACTGCTCCATCGCAAGCCGTTTCGTTGATGATGAGCCACTCACGCATCAGGAACCGGAGCCGCAGTGCCTGTGACAACGACTACCGTACGCCAATATCGTAGGCAATTTGAACGCATGCTGACTTTGGTTTAGAAGTGGATTTGGCAGCTGTCGCCAACCATTCGGCGCGGGAGCATCGTTGCAATGATCGGTCGCTCGGTAGGTCATCATCCCGCAACTTTTTGCATGTGCTGATGACTCTATAGTCAGTAACGCAACCCAGCGCTCGCGCACATCGCAGTTTATGACGGTCCAGCCGAATCGCACCGCTGAGTGCCCGACCATGGGATCTCGTCAGACCAATGACGAAACGGCGGGATCGATGGACGATGACTTCGATCAAATCTACCGCGACCCGGAACATATGACTTCTTGGATCGGCGACTTCCCAACTGGTGATCAGTACGGCGTGCTCGATGATCAGTACACTCGCCAGCAAGCTAGCCGTCAGGCGGTAAGCTATCATCGTAACGGTGCGCACCTCGGCCGCTCTGCAGATGTCAGCTATACCAACTGTCCTCTCCAGCTCGAGACGCTGAATGGATACAGCCAGGACGTGACGTCCGACAGCCGTATCAACGAAGTACCAGAGACGCCGACCGTCAGCACAATTTATCCTCGAAACGTGATTCCTTTCCCGACCAATGGTGGTCACAGGAGCCAGTCCAGCATGAGAAAGCATGCTATAGCCAGATACATGCATGACGCCGAGGACTACGCTCCTTCACATTTCATCTCGAATGGCGGTCGTCCTCGCGACTCCTACTGACTCGCTTCGCTGGTTCGTTCTGGATCATGGGCTTTGGTATTGGCGTTATTCGTGATTTGGCTGCGAGGTTCTAGTGTTATCACATCGAGAGGAGAAAGATGGCGCACATTTCGCAGTAACGGCAGGCTATCTTCACGAGGAATGTCAGACTTCTTATAATCTACGGCGACCCACCTGCAGCACCGTGTTGCCGTGCCGCAGCGGATCTCAGCTCTAAGCCTCAGCGCCTCTGCTCACCGGCAGCTTGCTTGATCACACAAAACATTTGAGGTCGCCTTCTCAGCCCCCATCGATGCTTCCACCTCCGGCCAGCACAGCCTTCATCGCCTCGAAAGCCGTTTCCCATGTCATGGCAGATTGATCGTGAAGTCGCGCTGTTTCGGAGTTACATTCTTTCCCAGCCATCTTTCAGCTGAAGCTTCGCTTAGTATCTCCATGCAGCGCAAGCGCATTGCGCGGTGTAACGCCAATGCAACTCCAAGTGCAGAGGAAGCTGTTCTTCATGACCACACGACGGACGTTGGTATTACCGTGAGAGAAGCACCGCGGAGCAACATGGCTCAGATGATACGTTGTGGCAGATGTTTCCTAATTCCTCGCTGTCTCAACCGCCTGCCCAAAGGCCGACTTGATCGCAGCAACGTCATTCATTGCATTTACCATGTTGAAGCCCTGTTCGGCATACTTCTTTGCCGATTCCCCTCCTGCGGTGTAGAGCGCGGTGTACTTGCCAGCATCCTTTGTCGCTTGGTGTACAGTCTTCATGGCTTCTTCAAGCTCACGCGAATACTGACCGATCGACTCGGCCGAGTGTCCTATGCTGTTGCCAAGATCAACAGGACCGAGGAATAGAACATCGATCCCATCAACAGCCGCGATCTCCTTGATCTGCTCCAGGGCCGAAGCGGTCTCGATCTGCACGATGACAACAATACCATCATTCGCTTGGCGGTAGTAATCCATCAACGAGAGCTCCTTCCCGTTGACAGTCTGCTCGGCGAACTTCTCCATCGCGAATGGACTGCCCAATCCCCGATTACCTGTTCAATGATCAGACCAAGAGAAGGGCATGGCAGCCTTGAGTCATACCTTGCGGCGGAAATTTGCTAAAACGGACAACGTTCTTCGCGTCTTGGGCAGTCTGCAGCAGCGGTACGATGATACCATGCGCTCCAGCATCCAATGCTCTCTTGATCATCCAATGCTGACCATCTGCCACTCTCACCACAGGGCTGACTCCACAGGCCGCAATTGCTGCTACCGATTCGTGCATCGCGTCGTCTGAGATGTTGCCATGCTCGCAGTCGACGCAGATCCAGTCTAGGTTGGGAGTCCTTGCTATGGTTCTGCTCAGATTGGCACCAGGAAGCATCTATACCGCCAGTCAGAACCATGTACATATCGCCAGATTGCGATTGCGTGCCTGCCATCCTCCGAAGCTTGTCTTGCCACTCTTCAGTGCCTTCTGGAGTCGGTTTGCAGCTTGCATCTTGTTGAGCTCACCGCTGTTGTGTAAGCTGTTTGGGCGTTGGCTAGTATTGCATTGTAGAGATATTACTTCCCCAGTGCATGCAATCAAGTCTCGCTCGGTGAGGTATTTCACCTCGACAGCCTCCGCCGTTACTTGTCCGTACAGTCGCCATTCAGAGCTCGGCATTTCGGGTTGAGCACCCCGCTTCAGCATTGTTCCTGCATCTGCGGTGCGTGTATGGTCACCCACTCAGGACCTCTCAACTTCATCCATGACCTTCTCAAGCTCGCCTGCAGCAAAGCGATGCTTCAGCTTGCGAGCAGCAGCAGTCGTTTCGCCGTTGCTCGAGGCGAGCATAGCAGTTCGATCAACGTGGACCTGCAGATCGTCATTGTCAGCAGAGATCGTAACTCTGCCAGAGCCTCCTCACCACCGGAATCTCGAGCTCATACAGAGACATCCACTGCTTGTTCTCGGGAGCCAAGATATCGACCTCTTTGTACTCGAAATGCCTGCGGTCCCACACCTTGCTCATCACCCCCTTCACGCTGTCGCACAGTGAGCAACGATCGTGGGTGAATAGTGTCAATCGCAGCGAGTGCTGCATCAGACGCAACGTCGAATGCATATTGAAGACGATGTGTCTTCTCATCGTGCTCTGCGTGTCGACGCGCAGAGGAACATTGAAGCTCGGCCACACAGTCCACGCACATGTCCACAAAGCTACGTCAGGTTCTGTGGTATTCTAGATGCATCTTCGTTTGAAGAGCTTCCTCCCGTCTGCTCTGTCCCATCGCGGCACCACAACGACGGCCACTCACCACAACTGCAATCATGGCGCAGAAGTGCGTACACAAAGGCTGCGGCAAGTCCTTCTCTGACCCGGAGGAGCCTTGCGTGTACCATCCTGGGTTCGTTCTACAACCTTAATGACCTCTAGTGTCCGCCTGTGCTAACATTTACTTGCAGCCCACCCGAATTCCACGAAGGCCAAAAGGGTAGGTCTGCCTCACTGTACAATGCTCCTCTCTTACGCATGATACTGATTCGCTTGCAGGCTGGAAATGCTGTAAGCCACGAGTGCTCACATTCGATGAGTTCATGACCATTCCGCCATGCACGACCGGCAAACACAGCATCGTCGACGACAGTCCCAAGGAAGAGCCGAAGCCTGGGTTGAGCGAGGAAGAGGTTGAGGCGAAGATCAAGGCACAGCAAGAGAAGAAGGACTCCTTACCACCGCCAGTCGCTCGAGGTCCTGTAGCCACTGCAGCACCGCGTCCTACGGCAAGCCCAGCACCCCCAGAGGAAGAAGAAGATGATCCTGAGGCTGTGGTGCCAGACGGAGCCAGCTGTAAGCGTCGAGGATGTGGTGCATCGTTCAAATCAGGGCAGGACAGAGACGAGGAACAATGCGTACACCACCCAGGACAAGCGCTCTTCCACGAAGGCAGCAAAGGCTGGACATGCTGTAAGCGCCGAGTGTTGGAGTTTGACGAGTTTATGAAGATTCAGGGCTGCAAGACAAAGTCTCGACATTTGTTCGTGGGCAAGCAGAAGGACCCAGACGAGGAGGAGAAGCTGAGCGAGGTCCGAAACGACTTCTATCAGACGGCCACCACGGTCATCGCGTCGCTGTACCTGAAGAAGATTGACAAGGATCGATCGAAGGTTGAGTTCTCAG contains the following coding sequences:
- a CDS encoding Glutaredoxin-like protein C5orf63; protein product: MRRHIVFNMHSTLRLMQHSLRLTLFTHDRCSLCDSVKGVMSKVWDRRHFEYKEVDILAPENKQWMSLYELEIPVVHVDRTAMLASSNGETTAAARKLKHRFAAGELEKVMDEVERS
- a CDS encoding Cysteine and histidine-rich domain-containing protein translates to MAQKCVHKGCGKSFSDPEEPCVYHPGPPEFHEGQKGWKCCKPRVLTFDEFMTIPPCTTGKHSIVDDSPKEEPKPGLSEEEVEAKIKAQQEKKDSLPPPVARGPVATAAPRPTASPAPPEEEEDDPEAVVPDGASCKRRGCGASFKSGQDRDEEQCVHHPGQALFHEGSKGWTCCKRRVLEFDEFMKIQGCKTKSRHLFVGKQKDPDEEEKLSEVRNDFYQTATTVIASLYLKKIDKDRSKVEFSADGAKVELDLHTGDNKRYQTSMSLFAAIKPDESKFKIMGTKLELTLAKAGGSGWPVLRADDPHTGEIIQAGRAGRA
- a CDS encoding 4-hydroxy-2-oxo-heptane-1,7-dioate aldolase, which produces MQAANRLQKALKSGKTSFGGWQMLPGANLSRTIARTPNLDWICVDCEHGNISDDAMHESVAAIAACGVSPVVRVADGQHWMIKRALDAGAHGIIVPLLQTAQDAKNVVRFSKFPPQGNRGLGSPFAMEKFAEQTVNGKELSLMDYYRQANDGIVVIVQIETASALEQIKEIAAVDGIDVLFLGPVDLGNSIGHSAESIGQYSRELEEAMKTVHQATKDAGKYTALYTAGGESAKKYAEQGFNMVNAMNDVAAIKSAFGQAVETARN